Sequence from the Dehalococcoidales bacterium genome:
TTCGAACTCCATCTCGGCGACACCCGGCCCCATACCCCGGACATTGCCAGAAAAAGCATCGGCCAGCAGGTCCTGCCCTGCGCCGTGCAGCTTCAGTGTTTTGGCTACTTCGGTGCAGTCAACAAAGGTGTCCCAGGCCAGTTTATGGATTATTTCGTTATCTTCTCCCTGCTGATGGGTCATGATAAGCTGTAGGTCATCCCCGCACTTGGTCACATGGTAGTCGACCAGCAGACCATCGCTCTTGGGCTTGACCAGGCATTCAGCAGCCCTGGACAGAAGGTCCGGATGAGATTCAGAGTGCCCCACGTAGCCACCGACGTCTGCCTTGATAACACTCAGAGTAATGCGCATCGATATTCTCCTTTCGTGGTGTCCGGCTAGTATTCGATTCCCTTGCGCGCTACGATTCCTTTTTCGTAGGGATGCTTGATATTGAGCATCTCGGTAACCAGGTCGGCCACCCTGACTATCTCTTTGTCAGCACCGCGGCCGGTGAGAATCAGCTCAACGTTTCCTGGTTTATCTTCAATCAACCGAAGCACTTCGTCCAGTTCAACCAGCTTCCAGGTTACGGCCACATTCACCTCGTCGAGTACCACCAGTTCGTAGTCGCCGCTGAGCATCGCCCCGCGTGCTGTCTTTAACGCCTGTGCCGCCTGCTCCCTGTCTTCTGGACCGGGATTGTCGGGGTCCACGAAAGCTCTTGTGCCGAACCTGGCAACGCTGACATTCTGCAGTCCGGAAAGCATTTCCCACTCACCGGAAGGGTGACCCGCTTTCATAAAGGCTACGATGAAGACCCTCAACCCGTTGCCCAGGGCACGCACCACCGTCCCAATTGCTGCCGATGTCTTCCCCCTACCCTCTCCCGTGAAGACCTGGACAAGACCCTTATCGAAGGATTCTGCTGAGGTCATATCGGACGGTAACGCCTTTCCTGCCACCGGGACCATTGTGGACAATATTATAAGTAGTATAAATAAGTGGTATGAGGTAACGGAAGTTTAGCAAGTTACGCCTGCTATGTCAAGATAATATGGTGCAGTTGAAAGACCTTGACAGTGCAGGCGTAAGAGTTCTATCATTGAATAGCCTGGAGGCACAAACGTAGCGAACATGTGCTCAAGTACTGGAATCAGAATATTACTGGCTGTGGCGTATTGGATACTCACCAGATTCTTATATCTGACCCCGATTGCCGTGTCTGCCAGTGGTATCCTGAAGGACATCCCCGACTGGACGAGTATCCGGCATTACCCTGATGAAACCTGGCAAGCGGCTAGATGAATGGAGGTCCCGTGGCTGAGCAATCGCCGGAAGAATTCGTTATTGATATTCTTTCTTCTCACGTTAACAGTCCGGGCCAGCTCCTGCCAATTCTACTGGACGTCCAGCATAAAGTCGGCTATCTGCCCGAGGGGGGAATACAGGCCATAGCGGAGTTCCTCGTTATCGACGTTGGTGAGATATACTCGGTGGCCTCTTTCTACTCCCAGTTCCGGTTAACACCCATCGGCAAATACCACGTCCAGGTCTGCCGGGGTACCGCCTGTCATATTCGCGGAGCACCACGGATTCTGGAGGAA
This genomic interval carries:
- a CDS encoding cob(I)yrinic acid a,c-diamide adenosyltransferase, translating into MTSAESFDKGLVQVFTGEGRGKTSAAIGTVVRALGNGLRVFIVAFMKAGHPSGEWEMLSGLQNVSVARFGTRAFVDPDNPGPEDREQAAQALKTARGAMLSGDYELVVLDEVNVAVTWKLVELDEVLRLIEDKPGNVELILTGRGADKEIVRVADLVTEMLNIKHPYEKGIVARKGIEY
- the nuoE gene encoding NADH-quinone oxidoreductase subunit NuoE, whose product is MAEQSPEEFVIDILSSHVNSPGQLLPILLDVQHKVGYLPEGGIQAIAEFLVIDVGEIYSVASFYSQFRLTPIGKYHVQVCRGTACHIRGAPRILEELENQTGISEGETSSDMKYTLETVACMGCCALAPAIKVNNNVHGELTTRKADEVMHSLPEEETDDS